The following proteins come from a genomic window of Pelagicoccus albus:
- the purD gene encoding phosphoribosylamine--glycine ligase, producing the protein MADSSKLSFLIVGSGGREHALANACVNSPLVSRTIVAPGNPGIASQCECVDIAADDIEGLAKLAADQEINFVVVGPEVPLTLGLVDKLQEKGILAYGPRADGARLEGSKNFTKEVLLKNKIPTGAAASFTESAAAIDYLQTASMPIVLKADGLAAGKGVIIAQDLEEATQTVKDMIDGAAFGEASKEVLIEECLFGEETSIHVIVSGEDYVILPTSQDHKQAYEGDVGPNTGGMGAYSPADLISDELMAEIERDIVIPSVKGIAAEGIDFRGTLFIGLMITKSGPKVLEFNTRFGDPETQVLLTRLKTDPVQIMLAAAKGELAELKVEVKDEYAMVVVLASDGYPGSYPKGEVIDFPAEVGENEIVFHAGTKFDSEKNVVTNGGRVLGVTALGPDLKNAAEKAYALCDKISFKSKYLRRDIGFKELKRQD; encoded by the coding sequence ATGGCTGATTCTTCCAAACTATCTTTCCTCATCGTCGGTTCCGGCGGACGCGAACACGCTCTCGCCAACGCATGCGTCAACAGTCCTCTGGTGAGCCGCACCATCGTTGCCCCGGGAAATCCAGGGATCGCTTCTCAATGCGAATGCGTCGACATCGCGGCCGACGACATTGAAGGATTGGCGAAACTTGCAGCCGATCAAGAGATCAACTTCGTGGTGGTGGGTCCTGAAGTTCCGCTCACATTGGGCTTGGTAGACAAGCTACAGGAAAAAGGAATCCTCGCCTATGGACCCAGAGCGGACGGCGCTCGCCTCGAAGGTTCCAAGAACTTCACCAAGGAAGTACTTCTCAAAAACAAGATACCTACCGGAGCGGCCGCTAGTTTCACCGAGTCAGCTGCCGCCATAGACTACCTGCAAACGGCATCCATGCCGATCGTGTTGAAAGCGGACGGATTAGCGGCCGGCAAGGGGGTCATCATCGCTCAAGATTTGGAGGAGGCGACCCAGACGGTAAAAGACATGATCGACGGAGCAGCATTTGGCGAAGCCTCCAAAGAGGTCTTGATCGAAGAGTGCCTCTTCGGCGAGGAGACTTCCATTCACGTGATCGTTTCGGGCGAAGACTATGTGATTCTCCCCACCAGCCAAGACCACAAACAGGCCTACGAGGGTGACGTTGGTCCCAACACAGGAGGCATGGGAGCCTACTCGCCGGCTGATTTGATTAGCGACGAATTGATGGCGGAGATTGAGCGAGACATCGTGATTCCATCGGTCAAAGGCATCGCCGCCGAGGGCATCGACTTCCGTGGCACGCTATTCATCGGCCTGATGATTACCAAATCTGGCCCCAAGGTTCTCGAATTCAATACGCGCTTCGGCGATCCAGAAACTCAGGTTCTGCTGACTCGCCTCAAGACCGATCCAGTTCAAATCATGCTGGCAGCCGCAAAAGGCGAACTAGCCGAACTCAAAGTGGAAGTGAAAGATGAGTACGCCATGGTTGTTGTCTTGGCGAGCGACGGTTATCCCGGAAGCTACCCCAAAGGCGAAGTGATCGACTTCCCTGCAGAAGTCGGAGAAAACGAGATCGTGTTTCACGCCGGCACCAAGTTCGACTCCGAGAAAAACGTCGTCACAAATGGTGGCCGCGTCCTTGGTGTCACCGCTTTAGGACCAGACCTAAAGAATGCCGCTGAAAAAGCTTACGCCCTCTGCGACAAAATCAGCTTCAAATCCAAATACCTTCGCCGCGACATCGGTTTCAAGGAACTGAAACGTCAGGATTAG